In Nocardioides palaemonis, a single genomic region encodes these proteins:
- a CDS encoding ANTAR domain-containing protein: MSGTDLPTGDHAQPEELRDEVAQLHEAMKSQRDIGMAIGLVSARYRCSTDQAWRTMLRVSQDSNTKVRSVARVLVAVHDGTADELDQRVLDSFLAHLPASGWPSGPSAGEDLAP; encoded by the coding sequence ATGTCTGGAACGGACCTACCCACGGGCGACCACGCCCAGCCCGAGGAGCTGCGCGACGAGGTCGCCCAGCTCCACGAGGCGATGAAGTCGCAGCGCGACATCGGCATGGCGATCGGCCTGGTCTCCGCCCGCTACCGCTGCAGCACCGACCAGGCCTGGCGGACCATGCTGCGGGTCTCGCAGGACAGCAACACCAAGGTGCGCAGCGTGGCGCGGGTGCTGGTCGCCGTCCACGACGGCACGGCCGACGAGCTCGACCAGCGGGTGCTCGACTCGTTCCTCGCCCACCTGCCCGCGTCGGGGTGGCCGTCGGGGCCATCGGCAGGGGAGGATCTGGCGCCATGA
- a CDS encoding GAF and ANTAR domain-containing protein, producing MSIDDLALAQSLRRLHLSREDDGTVVAALEQVVHACVDLFGLGGAGLLVADEQDMLRYVAASDGPGRVLEETEASAGQGPCTEAYVTAQVVTSRDVTDEADRWPILAKAMADLPVRGVLGVPVRLGGVPIGTLDVYCEEPHDWDDSEVAALSRYAEVIATTLTAALQAHTAGELARQLQYALDYRVVIERAVGYLMARGSCDAVAAFNALRTAARSRRAKIGLVAEHVLTTGALPD from the coding sequence ATGAGCATCGACGACCTCGCCCTCGCCCAGAGCCTGCGCCGTCTGCACCTCTCGCGCGAGGACGACGGCACCGTGGTGGCCGCGCTCGAGCAGGTCGTCCACGCGTGCGTGGACCTCTTCGGCCTCGGCGGGGCCGGCCTGCTGGTCGCCGACGAGCAGGACATGCTGCGCTACGTCGCCGCCTCCGACGGCCCCGGACGGGTGCTGGAGGAGACGGAGGCCAGCGCTGGGCAGGGCCCGTGCACCGAGGCCTACGTGACGGCCCAGGTCGTCACGAGCCGGGACGTGACGGACGAGGCCGACCGCTGGCCGATCCTCGCCAAGGCGATGGCCGACCTGCCGGTGCGCGGCGTGCTCGGCGTGCCGGTGCGGCTCGGCGGGGTCCCGATCGGCACCCTCGACGTCTACTGCGAGGAGCCCCACGACTGGGACGACAGCGAGGTGGCCGCGCTGTCGCGCTACGCGGAGGTCATCGCGACCACGCTCACGGCGGCCCTCCAGGCCCACACGGCCGGCGAGCTCGCCCGCCAGCTGCAGTACGCACTCGACTACCGCGTGGTCATCGAGCGTGCGGTGGGCTACCTGATGGCCCGCGGCTCGTGCGACGCCGTGGCGGCGTTCAACGCGCTGCGCACCGCCGCCCGCAGCCGCCGGGCGAAGATCGGCCTGGTGGCCGAGCACGTCCTGACGACGGGCGCTCTTCCCGACTGA
- a CDS encoding GAF and ANTAR domain-containing protein, whose product MSLHESLAVFAALAADLQQQEADEAAAARAVVDRMRELVPEAGHVGLVLRSSRGSLTSRAGTDPLAEELDVLQAELGQGPAVVVLDDPTWLRSGDVADDVRWSSWGATAAERGVGSVLAVSVDERDDPVGAITLYATERGAFGDREVVDRARLYAVHAATALAAARRASSLRAAVDSRHVIGMAQGIAMERFGIDQQQSFELLRRLSSTSNVKLREVAVQVVETREFPLEQARSDD is encoded by the coding sequence TTGTCGCTCCACGAATCCCTCGCCGTGTTCGCCGCGCTGGCCGCCGACCTGCAGCAGCAGGAGGCCGACGAGGCCGCCGCGGCCCGCGCCGTCGTCGACCGGATGCGCGAGCTGGTGCCCGAGGCCGGGCACGTCGGCCTCGTCCTCCGGTCCTCCCGAGGCTCGCTCACGAGCCGCGCCGGGACCGACCCGCTCGCCGAGGAGCTGGACGTCCTGCAGGCGGAGCTGGGACAGGGGCCCGCCGTCGTCGTCCTCGACGACCCCACCTGGCTGCGCAGCGGCGACGTGGCCGACGACGTCCGCTGGTCGTCGTGGGGCGCTACGGCCGCCGAGCGTGGTGTGGGTTCAGTGCTCGCGGTGAGCGTGGACGAGCGCGACGACCCGGTCGGCGCGATCACCCTCTACGCCACGGAGCGCGGCGCGTTCGGCGACCGCGAGGTCGTCGACCGGGCGCGGCTCTACGCCGTCCACGCGGCCACGGCGCTCGCCGCCGCGCGGCGCGCGTCCAGCCTGCGCGCCGCCGTCGACTCCCGCCACGTGATCGGGATGGCGCAGGGCATCGCGATGGAGCGCTTCGGCATCGACCAGCAGCAGAGCTTCGAGCTGCTGCGCCGGCTGTCGTCGACCAGCAACGTCAAGCTGCGCGAGGTCGCGGTGCAGGTGGTCGAGACCCGCGAGTTCCCGCTCGAGCAGGCACGCTCCGACGACTGA
- a CDS encoding glycosyltransferase yields MSISDAGTGLPVAPVVPRPRATRVVVASVPSGHVYVRHLAPEDGSGPHRLSDPRPAGVPAASQQWWPPVMLDPRWIETHDADVFHLHFGFDARTVPDLQDLVSALRRRGVPLVFTVHDLRNPHHADRRLHDAQLDVLVPAADALITLTTGAAAEIRTRWGRDAVVLPHPHVVPLDVMRRTAAMREVRRRGVRDREFRVGIHVKSLRAGMHPHPLVPVLVETLRDLPGAVLQVNGHRDVLEPDGARYDEGLATALRSHASRGDIDLRIHDFLDDDALWAYLSSLDVSVLPYRFGTHSGWLEACRDLGTAVVAPTCGYFADQAPVLTYTHDEERFSAAGLADAVRAAYAGHVAPGPTVEDRRQQRALVSAAHDELYRSLAGGAR; encoded by the coding sequence GTGAGCATCTCCGACGCAGGCACCGGCCTGCCCGTGGCGCCCGTCGTGCCACGTCCGCGCGCGACGCGCGTCGTCGTCGCATCCGTGCCGTCCGGCCACGTCTACGTCCGCCACCTCGCGCCGGAGGACGGCTCCGGACCGCACCGGTTGTCAGATCCGCGCCCGGCGGGCGTGCCCGCCGCCTCGCAGCAGTGGTGGCCGCCGGTGATGCTCGACCCGCGATGGATCGAGACCCACGACGCGGACGTGTTCCACCTCCACTTCGGCTTCGACGCGAGGACCGTGCCCGACCTCCAGGACCTCGTCTCGGCGCTGCGCCGACGCGGTGTCCCGCTGGTGTTCACCGTCCACGACCTGCGCAACCCGCACCACGCCGACCGCCGCCTGCACGACGCCCAGCTCGACGTGCTGGTGCCCGCCGCGGACGCGCTGATCACCCTGACGACCGGTGCGGCCGCCGAGATCCGCACCCGGTGGGGCCGCGACGCCGTGGTGCTCCCGCACCCGCACGTCGTCCCCCTCGACGTGATGCGACGCACCGCCGCGATGCGCGAGGTGCGTCGCCGCGGCGTGCGCGACCGGGAGTTCCGCGTCGGCATCCACGTCAAGAGCCTCCGCGCCGGGATGCACCCGCACCCCCTCGTCCCGGTGCTGGTCGAGACCCTGCGCGACCTCCCCGGGGCGGTGCTCCAGGTCAACGGGCACCGCGACGTGCTGGAGCCGGACGGGGCGCGGTACGACGAGGGCCTGGCGACGGCCCTGCGCTCGCACGCCTCCCGCGGGGACATCGACCTGCGCATCCACGACTTCCTCGACGACGACGCACTGTGGGCCTACCTCTCCTCCCTCGACGTGTCGGTCCTGCCCTACCGGTTCGGCACGCACAGCGGCTGGCTGGAGGCGTGCCGCGACCTCGGCACGGCCGTGGTGGCTCCCACCTGCGGCTACTTCGCCGACCAGGCGCCGGTGCTGACCTACACCCACGACGAGGAGCGGTTCAGTGCCGCCGGCCTCGCCGACGCGGTACGGGCCGCCTACGCCGGGCACGTCGCCCCTGGGCCGACCGTCGAGGATCGGAGGCAGCAGCGCGCGCTGGTCTCGGCGGCGCACGACGAGCTCTACCGCTCGCTGGCGGGCGGTGCACGGTGA
- a CDS encoding glycosyltransferase encodes MRICLVASNRFAIREPFAGGLESMTATLARGLAERGHEVTLFAGPGSQVHPEVRLSPLAVVEVSAAAMADRFAPGPEWVADHHAYLALMLSLARTGAEQFDVVHNNSLHHLPVSMAPALAVPVLTTLHTPPLPLLESALALSPDASRFVAVSEWTAAAWRHVVASDVVLNGLDLAAWSPGPGGGPAVWSGRLVAEKAPHLAIDACRAAGVPLVLAGPVQDVDYVEREVVPRLGGEVTYAGHLTGAALARLLQEASVAVVTPAWDEPYGLVAAEAMACGTPVAAFARGGLAQVVSPDSGVLVPPGDVAALAAAVVRAARLDRRAVRAHAEATCGADAMVEGYLARYAELGQRVDAA; translated from the coding sequence GTGAGGATCTGCCTCGTCGCGTCGAACCGCTTCGCGATCCGCGAGCCGTTCGCGGGCGGGCTGGAGTCGATGACCGCCACCCTGGCGCGCGGCCTGGCCGAGCGCGGCCACGAGGTGACGCTCTTCGCCGGGCCCGGCTCGCAGGTGCACCCCGAGGTGCGCCTGTCGCCGCTCGCGGTCGTCGAGGTGAGCGCGGCGGCGATGGCCGACCGGTTCGCGCCCGGGCCCGAGTGGGTGGCCGACCACCACGCGTACCTCGCGCTGATGCTCTCCCTCGCCCGCACCGGCGCCGAGCAGTTCGACGTGGTGCACAACAACAGCCTCCACCACCTGCCGGTGTCGATGGCGCCGGCGCTCGCCGTGCCGGTCCTCACCACCCTGCACACCCCGCCCCTGCCGCTGCTGGAGTCGGCCCTCGCCCTCAGCCCGGACGCATCCCGGTTCGTGGCGGTGAGCGAGTGGACCGCGGCGGCGTGGCGGCACGTGGTGGCGAGCGACGTGGTGCTCAACGGTCTCGACCTCGCCGCCTGGTCCCCCGGTCCGGGGGGCGGGCCGGCCGTGTGGTCGGGGCGGCTGGTGGCGGAGAAGGCGCCGCACCTGGCGATCGACGCCTGCCGCGCAGCCGGGGTGCCGCTCGTCCTGGCGGGCCCGGTGCAGGACGTGGACTACGTCGAACGGGAGGTCGTACCGCGGCTCGGCGGTGAGGTGACCTACGCCGGTCACCTCACCGGGGCCGCCCTCGCCCGGCTCCTGCAGGAGGCGTCCGTCGCCGTCGTCACCCCCGCCTGGGACGAGCCCTACGGCCTGGTCGCCGCCGAGGCCATGGCGTGCGGCACGCCCGTGGCGGCGTTCGCGCGGGGAGGTCTGGCCCAGGTCGTCTCGCCGGACTCGGGGGTGCTCGTCCCGCCCGGCGACGTGGCCGCCCTCGCCGCCGCGGTCGTGCGGGCCGCCCGGCTGGACCGTCGCGCCGTCCGCGCGCACGCCGAGGCCACCTGCGGAGCCGACGCGATGGTCGAGGGCTACCTCGCCCGCTACGCCGAGCTCGGGCAGCGGGTCGACGCCGCATGA
- a CDS encoding glycosyltransferase, with the protein MRTIGFYVHHVGSGHLHRATALAQRLSSPSVRVAGLSSLARPASWEGEWVHLPRDDDGTTAGVTARGHLHWAPLLHAGARARAARLSAWIESVRPDLLVVDVSVEVLLLARLHGVPTVAVVLPGRRDDPAHLLGLGTAEALVGFWPARATGMTPGLPASLRERLVPVGAMSRHPVRAPHGGRRDGRTVVLMLGSGGHGVSDVQVAAAQESTPHWRWQVLGADATTWVADPSPHLAACDVVVTHAGQNAVAETAAARRPAVVLPQARPHDEQLATARVLAQGWPAVVRESWPTGAWPALLAEAASLDGSRWAGWCDGSAADRFAEVVLATAARTRAQVSQVPA; encoded by the coding sequence ATGAGGACGATCGGGTTCTACGTCCACCACGTCGGCAGCGGGCACCTGCACCGCGCCACCGCGCTCGCGCAGCGGCTGTCGTCTCCGTCGGTCCGCGTGGCCGGGCTGTCCTCGCTCGCGCGCCCGGCGTCGTGGGAGGGCGAGTGGGTGCACCTGCCGCGCGACGACGACGGGACGACCGCCGGCGTCACCGCGCGCGGACACCTGCACTGGGCGCCGCTGCTGCACGCCGGTGCCCGAGCACGCGCCGCCCGACTGTCCGCGTGGATCGAGTCGGTGCGCCCCGACCTGCTCGTGGTGGACGTCTCGGTCGAGGTGCTGCTGCTCGCGCGCCTGCACGGCGTGCCGACGGTCGCCGTCGTCCTGCCCGGGCGGCGCGACGACCCCGCCCACCTGCTGGGTCTCGGGACCGCGGAGGCACTGGTCGGCTTCTGGCCGGCACGGGCGACCGGCATGACGCCCGGTCTTCCCGCGAGCCTGCGCGAGCGCCTCGTCCCGGTGGGGGCCATGTCGCGGCACCCGGTCCGAGCGCCGCACGGCGGCCGGCGCGACGGGCGCACCGTCGTCCTCATGCTGGGCTCCGGCGGCCACGGCGTGTCCGACGTCCAGGTCGCGGCTGCGCAGGAGTCCACGCCGCACTGGCGGTGGCAGGTGCTGGGCGCCGACGCGACCACCTGGGTGGCGGACCCCTCCCCCCACCTCGCGGCGTGCGACGTCGTGGTCACCCACGCCGGCCAGAACGCGGTGGCCGAGACCGCAGCGGCGCGTCGGCCCGCCGTCGTCCTGCCGCAGGCGCGCCCGCACGACGAGCAGCTCGCGACCGCGCGGGTGCTCGCGCAGGGCTGGCCGGCCGTGGTCCGCGAGTCGTGGCCGACCGGCGCCTGGCCCGCCCTGCTCGCGGAGGCGGCGTCGCTCGACGGCTCGCGATGGGCCGGCTGGTGCGACGGCAGCGCTGCGGACCGGTTCGCCGAGGTCGTCCTCGCCACCGCCGCCCGCACGCGCGCCCAGGTCTCGCAGGTGCCGGCATGA
- a CDS encoding glycosyltransferase family 2 protein — MSGVAVVTIAHGRHDHLDAQHRALARGSRQPDHHVVVAMDDRGIRARTEEGLSRTVVHTGRAADGRLPLAAARNLGVRVALDAGAQVVVLLDVDCLPGSALVKAYAAAVRSEPGTVWSGPVTYLPPPPAAGYPDHPADLAAWDDPHPARPRPATGEVVRDLHPDLFWSLSFAVAAPTWRRVGGFCEDYTGYGAEDTDLGRTLAAAGVALGVLGTARAYHQHHPVSSPPVEHVDDILRNGRRFRDRWGTWPMTGWLDELEQMGLVRQDGQDWVRTHQEETA, encoded by the coding sequence ATGAGCGGGGTCGCGGTCGTGACGATCGCCCACGGCCGGCACGACCACCTCGACGCCCAGCACCGCGCGCTCGCGCGGGGCTCCCGGCAGCCCGACCACCACGTCGTGGTCGCGATGGACGACCGTGGGATCCGCGCGCGCACCGAGGAGGGCCTGTCCCGCACCGTGGTCCACACGGGGCGCGCCGCCGACGGTCGGCTACCCCTCGCCGCCGCCCGCAACCTCGGCGTCCGCGTGGCGCTCGACGCCGGGGCCCAGGTCGTCGTGCTGCTCGACGTCGACTGCCTCCCCGGGTCGGCGCTCGTCAAGGCCTACGCCGCCGCGGTCCGCAGCGAGCCGGGCACCGTCTGGTCGGGTCCGGTCACCTACCTCCCACCCCCGCCCGCCGCCGGCTACCCGGACCACCCCGCCGACCTCGCCGCGTGGGACGACCCGCACCCCGCACGCCCCCGACCGGCCACGGGGGAGGTGGTGCGCGACCTGCACCCCGACCTGTTCTGGTCGCTGTCCTTCGCCGTCGCAGCACCGACCTGGCGCCGGGTCGGTGGCTTCTGCGAGGACTACACCGGATACGGCGCCGAGGACACCGACCTCGGCCGCACCCTCGCGGCCGCCGGGGTCGCGCTCGGGGTGCTCGGCACCGCGCGCGCCTACCACCAGCACCACCCCGTCAGCAGCCCGCCGGTCGAGCACGTCGACGACATCCTGCGCAATGGTCGCCGGTTCCGCGACCGCTGGGGCACCTGGCCGATGACCGGCTGGCTGGACGAGCTGGAGCAGATGGGCCTGGTGCGCCAGGACGGACAGGACTGGGTACGGACACACCAGGAGGAGACCGCATGA
- a CDS encoding SRPBCC family protein yields the protein MSTNVRTIHATPEQVWEVLADGWLYPLFVVGASRMREVDTGWPAVGTRLHHSVGTWPLLVDDTTEVLALDVGRHLRLEARAWPAGRAHVDLRLEESGGATLVTIEEDATGGPGVLVPKPLRDVQLHARNTETLQRLAFVVEGRTR from the coding sequence ATGAGCACCAACGTCCGCACGATCCACGCCACCCCCGAGCAGGTCTGGGAGGTGCTGGCCGACGGCTGGCTCTACCCGCTGTTCGTGGTCGGGGCGTCCCGGATGCGCGAGGTCGACACCGGCTGGCCGGCCGTCGGCACCCGGCTGCACCACAGCGTCGGCACCTGGCCACTCCTCGTCGACGACACCACCGAGGTGCTGGCGCTCGACGTGGGCCGCCACCTGCGGTTGGAGGCGCGCGCCTGGCCAGCCGGCCGCGCGCACGTCGACCTGCGGCTGGAGGAGTCCGGCGGCGCGACGCTGGTGACCATCGAGGAGGACGCGACCGGCGGGCCTGGCGTCCTGGTGCCCAAGCCGCTGCGCGACGTCCAGCTCCACGCGCGCAACACCGAGACGCTCCAGCGGCTGGCGTTCGTCGTGGAGGGCCGGACGAGGTGA
- a CDS encoding phytoene desaturase family protein, whose amino-acid sequence MSERGSYDAVVVGAGPNGLVAANLLADAGWSVLVLEAQPTPGGAVRSDREVHPDFLHDTFSAFYPLAVASRAMRGLRLEDHGLAWQHAPAVLGHPFGDGQWGVLHRDRERTAVELDGLQPGDGAAWLDLCATWDRIGGPLVDALTSPFPPVRAGAALVPAVVRAGGLDTVRSLATPVASLGRELFTGPAGPLLLAGNAGHADFPLTSPGSGVFGLLMTMLGQTVGFPVPRGGAQALTDALVTRLASRGGELVTGTEVTGIDVRGGRVTGVRTADGGHAARTVLADVSAVHLFGRLLAPSDVPPGVVRGMRGFELDPGTVKVDWALSGPVPWRNPPDRLPGTVHVADSVEEMTRALAQVAAGTIPDRPFLLTGQMTTSDPTRSPAGTESFWAYTHVPQPGATRDDAAGEVRGTWDHDDCERFADRVQARIEALAPGFGERVLARRVLGPHQLEQRNANLIGGAVNGGTSQLHQELVFRPVPAMRGRAATGVDGLYLASASAHPGGGVHGAAGANAARAALWHHRTRRLRPSGGGVLVRIDRDEG is encoded by the coding sequence GTGAGCGAGCGCGGGTCCTACGACGCCGTCGTCGTGGGCGCCGGACCCAACGGGCTGGTCGCGGCCAACCTGCTGGCCGACGCCGGCTGGTCGGTGCTCGTGCTCGAGGCGCAGCCGACGCCGGGTGGAGCAGTGCGCAGCGACCGCGAGGTCCATCCCGACTTCCTCCACGACACGTTCAGCGCCTTCTACCCGCTGGCGGTGGCCTCGCGCGCGATGCGCGGGCTCCGGCTGGAGGACCACGGCCTGGCGTGGCAGCACGCGCCCGCCGTGCTGGGCCACCCGTTCGGCGACGGGCAGTGGGGGGTGCTGCACCGTGACCGCGAGCGCACCGCGGTGGAGCTCGACGGGCTGCAGCCCGGCGACGGTGCCGCCTGGCTCGACCTCTGCGCGACGTGGGACCGGATCGGCGGTCCGCTCGTCGACGCGCTCACCTCGCCGTTCCCACCGGTCCGGGCGGGAGCGGCCCTCGTGCCGGCGGTCGTGCGCGCCGGCGGCCTGGACACCGTGCGCAGCCTCGCGACGCCCGTGGCGTCGCTGGGCCGCGAGCTGTTCACCGGGCCGGCGGGGCCGCTGCTCCTCGCCGGCAACGCCGGCCATGCCGACTTCCCCCTCACGTCGCCGGGATCCGGTGTCTTCGGGCTGCTGATGACGATGCTCGGCCAGACGGTGGGCTTCCCCGTCCCGCGCGGGGGCGCACAGGCGCTGACCGACGCGCTGGTCACCCGGCTCGCGTCCCGCGGCGGCGAGCTCGTGACCGGCACCGAGGTCACGGGGATCGACGTCCGCGGCGGGCGGGTCACCGGCGTCAGGACCGCCGACGGCGGCCACGCGGCGCGCACGGTGCTGGCCGACGTGTCGGCGGTGCACCTGTTCGGCCGGCTGCTCGCACCGTCCGACGTCCCGCCCGGGGTGGTGCGCGGGATGCGTGGCTTCGAGCTCGACCCCGGGACCGTGAAGGTCGACTGGGCGCTGTCCGGGCCGGTGCCGTGGCGCAACCCGCCCGACCGGCTCCCGGGCACCGTGCACGTCGCGGACTCGGTCGAGGAGATGACCCGGGCGCTCGCCCAGGTGGCCGCGGGGACGATCCCCGACCGGCCGTTCCTGCTCACCGGCCAGATGACCACGAGCGACCCGACCCGCTCGCCCGCCGGCACCGAGTCGTTCTGGGCCTACACCCACGTCCCCCAGCCCGGTGCCACGCGCGACGACGCCGCCGGCGAGGTCCGCGGGACGTGGGACCACGACGACTGCGAGCGCTTCGCCGACCGGGTGCAGGCCCGGATCGAGGCTCTCGCCCCCGGATTCGGCGAGCGCGTGCTCGCCCGGCGGGTGCTGGGCCCCCACCAGCTCGAGCAGCGCAACGCCAACCTCATCGGCGGCGCCGTGAACGGCGGCACCTCGCAGCTGCACCAGGAGCTCGTCTTCCGGCCGGTCCCCGCGATGCGCGGTCGCGCCGCCACCGGTGTGGACGGGCTCTACCTCGCCTCCGCGTCCGCCCACCCCGGGGGCGGGGTGCACGGCGCCGCTGGCGCCAACGCCGCCCGGGCGGCGCTGTGGCACCACCGCACCCGCCGTCTCCGACCGTCCGGCGGCGGCGTGCTGGTCAGGATCGACCGGGACGAGGGATGA
- a CDS encoding CDGSH iron-sulfur domain-containing protein has product MSDDFDYPDVVVRRHGPMLVRGASSIEDADGTVHRVDRPVVALCRCDKSSRLPWCDGTHKVIPRPGRS; this is encoded by the coding sequence ATGAGCGACGACTTCGATTATCCCGACGTCGTGGTCCGCAGGCACGGACCGATGCTCGTGCGCGGTGCCTCGTCGATCGAGGATGCCGACGGCACCGTCCACCGGGTCGACCGGCCGGTGGTGGCGCTGTGCCGGTGCGACAAGTCCAGCCGGCTGCCGTGGTGCGACGGCACCCACAAGGTCATCCCTCGTCCCGGTCGATCCTGA
- a CDS encoding iron-containing redox enzyme family protein: MRLPKPRGCLSEWVVGRLSGRGAGDAPAAPESAEDAAISLWTLHELCYAGFEDAVDRAERDTGLIALRHRLEDSLEERLRARWAEHRSFPTTPDPVDVPAALEALVAADGGRSLADHVRRRADVDQVLELLRQRSVYQLKEADPTTWVVPHLPVRAKAALMEVQFDEYGTGDPNRLHAHLFARGMESVGLRPEYGAYVDDALPETLELNNVLSLFGLQRRLRGAAMGHLAAFEMTSSIPARKIAQGLDRLGLDGPMVRYYDEHVEADAVHEQLAAHDVCGTLAEDEPGQVGEILFGAFTCLDVEARLADALLDSWGVDA; encoded by the coding sequence GTGAGGCTCCCCAAGCCGCGCGGCTGCCTCAGCGAGTGGGTCGTCGGGCGCCTCTCCGGCCGGGGAGCCGGCGACGCGCCGGCCGCGCCCGAGTCCGCCGAGGACGCCGCGATCTCGCTCTGGACGTTGCACGAGCTCTGCTACGCCGGTTTCGAGGACGCGGTCGACCGGGCCGAGCGCGACACGGGGCTCATCGCCCTGCGCCACCGGCTGGAGGACTCCCTGGAGGAGCGGCTCCGTGCCCGGTGGGCCGAGCACCGTTCGTTCCCGACGACGCCTGACCCGGTCGACGTGCCGGCCGCCCTCGAGGCGCTCGTCGCCGCCGACGGGGGCCGGTCGCTGGCCGACCACGTCCGGCGTCGTGCGGACGTGGACCAGGTGCTGGAGCTGCTGCGCCAGCGCTCGGTCTACCAGCTCAAGGAGGCCGACCCCACGACGTGGGTCGTGCCGCACCTGCCCGTGCGTGCCAAGGCCGCGCTGATGGAGGTGCAGTTCGACGAGTACGGCACCGGCGACCCGAACCGGCTCCACGCCCACCTCTTCGCCCGCGGGATGGAGTCGGTCGGCCTGCGCCCGGAGTACGGCGCCTACGTCGACGACGCCCTGCCGGAGACCCTCGAGCTCAACAATGTCCTGTCGCTGTTCGGCCTGCAGCGACGCCTGCGCGGAGCGGCGATGGGCCACCTCGCCGCCTTCGAGATGACCAGCTCGATCCCGGCCCGCAAGATCGCCCAGGGTCTCGACCGGCTCGGGCTGGACGGCCCGATGGTGCGCTACTACGACGAGCACGTCGAGGCCGACGCCGTCCACGAGCAGCTGGCCGCGCACGACGTGTGCGGCACCCTCGCAGAGGACGAGCCGGGCCAGGTCGGTGAGATCCTCTTCGGCGCCTTCACGTGCCTCGACGTCGAGGCGCGGCTGGCCGACGCGCTGCTCGACAGCTGGGGCGTGGACGCATGA
- a CDS encoding zinc-dependent alcohol dehydrogenase — translation MKAVTWQGRHDIQVVEVPDPVIEERSDVVVEITSTGLCGSDLHLYDPLTPFMTPGDVVGHEPMGVVREVGSAVTTLVPGDRVVVPFNVSCGTCWTCSRGLFSQCETTQNRDHGTGASLFGYSKLYGRVPGGQAELLRVPFGDTLPIKVPDGPPDDRFLFLSDVLPTAWQAVEYADVEEGGTLLVIGAGPIGDMATRIALHRGLEVITVDSVRERLARVHGRGAETIDFSQVDDVAERVRELTDGRGADAVVDAVGMEAHGSPVAETAQKALGLLPKKMQEKVMLKAGSDRLAALMTAIDAVRRGGTVSISGVYGGAADPMPMFQLFDKQVQLRMGQANVRRWSDDILALLEKDEDVLGVETFATHHLPLEDAPHAYRSFRDKADGMVKVVFTP, via the coding sequence ATGAAGGCAGTCACCTGGCAAGGCAGGCACGACATCCAGGTCGTCGAGGTCCCGGACCCGGTCATCGAGGAGCGCAGCGACGTCGTCGTCGAGATCACCTCGACCGGGCTGTGCGGATCGGACCTGCACCTCTACGACCCGCTGACCCCGTTCATGACCCCGGGCGACGTCGTCGGGCACGAACCCATGGGCGTGGTGCGCGAGGTCGGCTCGGCGGTCACGACGCTGGTGCCCGGTGACCGGGTCGTGGTGCCGTTCAACGTCAGCTGCGGGACCTGCTGGACGTGCTCGCGCGGGCTCTTCAGCCAGTGCGAGACCACCCAGAACCGTGACCACGGCACCGGGGCGAGCCTCTTCGGCTACAGCAAGCTCTACGGGCGCGTCCCGGGCGGGCAGGCCGAGCTGCTGCGCGTCCCGTTCGGCGACACCCTGCCCATCAAGGTGCCCGACGGGCCGCCCGACGACCGCTTCCTGTTCCTGTCCGACGTCCTGCCGACCGCCTGGCAGGCCGTGGAGTACGCCGACGTCGAGGAGGGCGGCACGCTGCTGGTCATCGGCGCCGGACCGATCGGTGACATGGCCACCCGGATCGCGCTGCACCGCGGCCTCGAGGTGATCACGGTCGACTCGGTGCGTGAGCGGCTCGCGCGGGTGCACGGGCGCGGCGCGGAGACCATCGACTTCTCCCAGGTCGACGACGTCGCAGAACGGGTCCGCGAGCTGACCGACGGGCGCGGCGCCGACGCCGTCGTCGACGCGGTGGGCATGGAGGCGCACGGGTCCCCGGTCGCCGAGACCGCGCAGAAGGCGCTGGGGCTGCTCCCGAAGAAGATGCAGGAGAAGGTCATGCTCAAGGCCGGCTCGGACCGGCTCGCCGCCCTGATGACGGCCATCGACGCGGTGCGCCGCGGCGGCACGGTCAGCATCTCCGGGGTCTACGGCGGAGCCGCCGACCCGATGCCGATGTTCCAGCTCTTCGACAAGCAGGTGCAGCTGCGGATGGGGCAGGCCAACGTCCGCCGCTGGAGCGACGACATCCTCGCGCTGCTCGAGAAGGACGAGGACGTCCTCGGCGTCGAGACCTTCGCGACCCACCACCTCCCGCTCGAGGACGCGCCGCACGCCTACCGGTCCTTCCGGGACAAGGCGGACGGGATGGTGAAGGTGGTGTTCACCCCGTGA